Proteins encoded together in one Ictidomys tridecemlineatus isolate mIctTri1 chromosome 3, mIctTri1.hap1, whole genome shotgun sequence window:
- the Lgals3bp gene encoding galectin-3-binding protein, whose product MALPCLLWVWLLVPGIQGVKDGDMRLADGAAANEGRVEIFHGGQWGTVCDNLWDLTDASVVCRALGFENATEALRGAAFGPGTGPVMLDEVECTGSEPSLAECRSLGWLKSNCRHKQDASVVCSNETRSTHTLDLSEELSFALGQVFDNQRDCDLFIHVVAQGPEELDLCAHTLILTANPEAQALSGAPGSNLTMSVDSECMPVVRDFIRYFYSRRIEVSLQSVKCFHQLASAYGAQQLQAYCGRLFATLLPQDPSFRAPLDLYAYALATGDAVLEELCVQFLAWNFEALTQVEDWLSVPTALLQVLLPRTELTVSSELALLQALDIWSRGTGASYGEVEDLVQHVRFPMMLPEDLFELQFNLSLYRAHEALFQKKIMQALEFHTVPLPLLAQYRGLNLTEDTYMPRMYTSATWSAMVTRDSRNRRNQGLQYGYRSRFAYTPEPYGSRYGSYQSFQTPQHPSFLFRTKLVSWTLLYLPTMQSCWNYGLSCSSGELPVLGLTQSGYRDPTIGYENKALILCEGRFVADVTDFEGLKAMIPSAAATNSSRRASAFPCTSGAFSGFRVTIRPFYLTNTTSLD is encoded by the exons GTGTGAAGGATGGGGACATGCGGCTGGCCGACGGGGCCGCGGCCAACGAGGGCCGCGTGGAGATCTTCCACGGAGGGCAGTGGGGCACGGTGTGCGACAACCTCTGGGACCTGACTGACGCCAGCGTGGTCTGCCGGGCCCTGGGGTTCGAGAACGCCACGGAGGCCCTGCGTGGAGCCGCCTTCGGGCCAG GAACGGGCCCTGTCATGCTGGACGAGGTCGAGTGCACAGGCTCAGAGCCCTCCCTGGCCGAGTGCAGGTCCCTGGGCTGGCTGAAGAGCAACTGCAGGCACAAGCAGGACGCCAGCGTGGTCTGCTCCAACG AAACCAGGAGCACCCACACGCTGGACCTCTCGGAGGAGCTCTCCTTCGCGCTCGGCCAGGTCTTCGACAACCAGAGGGACTGTGACCTCTTCATCCACGTGGTGGCACAGGGGCCCGAGGAGCTGGACCTCTGTGCCCACACACTGATCCTGACCGCCAACCCCGAGGCGCAGGCCCTGTCGGGGGCGCCGGGCAGCAACCTCACCATGAGCGTGGACTCCGAGTGCATGCCCGTGGTCAGGGACTTTATCAG GTACTTCTACTCCCGGAGGATAGAGGTCTCGCTGCAGTCAGTCAAGTGCTTCCACCAGCTGGCCTCGGCCTACGGGGCCCAGCAGCTGCAGGCCTACTGCGGGCGCCTCTTCGCCACACTGCTCCCCCAGGACCCCTCCTTCCGCGCACCCCTAGACCTCTACGCCTATGCACTGGCCACTGGAGATGCGGTGCTGGAGGAACTGTGCGTGCAGTTCCTGGCCTGGAACTTTGAGGCCCTGACGCAAGTGGAGGACTGGCTGAGTGTccccacagccctgctccaggtGCTGCTTCCCAGGACTGAGTTAACGGTATCCAGTGAGCTGGCCCTGCTCCAGGCCTTGGACATCTGGAGCAGGGGCACGGGCGCCTCCTACGGGGAGGTGGAGGACCTGGTCCAGCACGTCCGCTTCCCCATGATGCTGCCCGAGGACCTCTTTGAGCTGCAGTTCAACCTGTCCCTGTACCGGGCTCACGAGGCCCTGTTCCAGAAGAAGATCATGCAGGCCCTGGAGTTCCACACGGTGCCCTTGCCGCTGCTGGCCCAGTACCGAGGCCTGAACCTCACTGAGGACACCTACATGCCCCGGATGTACACCTCAGCCACCTGGAGCGCTATGGTGACGAGGGACTCCAGGAACCGTCGGAACCAGGGGCTGCAGTATGGGTACCGGTCACGGTTTGCATATACTCCAGAACCTTATGGCAGCAGATATGGGTCCTACCAGTCCTTCCAGACCCCGCAACACCCCAGCTTCCTCTTCAGGACCAAGCTGGTGTCCTGGACTCTGCTCTACCTCCCCACCATGCAGAGCTGCTGGAACTATGGGCTGTCCTGCTCCTCCGGTGAGCTCCCCGTGCTGGGCCTCACCCAGTCTGGCTACCGGGATCCCACCATCGGCTACGAGAACAAAGCCCTGATCCTCTGCGAAGGGCGCTTTGTGGCGGATGTCACTGACTTTGAGGGCTTAAAGGCTATGATCCCCAGTGCCGCGGCCACCAACAGTTCCAGGAGAGCTTCCGCCTTCCCCTGCACCTCGGGGGCCTTCAGCGGCTTCCGGGTGACAATTCGCCCCTTCTATCTGACCAACACCACCAGCCTGGACTAG